A stretch of Azospirillum brasilense DNA encodes these proteins:
- a CDS encoding ABC transporter substrate binding protein, translated as MSPAAPPFDYRALADKTGAAAITRRGWMAGAAAASLGALCPSPAVPAAPRPLPSVRDVPRRWRVGYAESMPYGNYAATLAAILGELERMGWTGGLSGMPYRPGQTDTATLWSWLAARAGSPVLDFVADAHTTNLTPDGAATLVRRLQDPGDIDLMIVMGTVAGVALATDAHRVPVLTFSCTNPVAAGIVASEADTGRDHVWAHLDPRRFQRQLAIFHRTFRFQRLGIAYDDSPTGRAIASLPDIEASAERLGFALVRRHVRAPIDHLDQYRYEVDLTAAWDGLSRDADAVYITYGRWPLDRFTSLARPFLKQRIPTFSQLGPEEVERGALMSIARADMAGIGHFGAATLARVMAGEPLRHLPQVYFDTPSIAWNAATAAAIGYRIPFPALLAADSLHGVL; from the coding sequence ATGAGCCCCGCCGCCCCGCCGTTCGACTATCGAGCCCTTGCGGACAAAACCGGAGCCGCGGCGATCACCCGCCGCGGCTGGATGGCCGGCGCCGCTGCCGCCAGCCTCGGCGCCCTCTGCCCGTCGCCGGCGGTCCCGGCCGCCCCCCGCCCGCTCCCGTCGGTCCGGGACGTGCCGCGGCGCTGGCGTGTCGGCTACGCGGAATCCATGCCCTACGGCAATTACGCCGCGACGCTCGCCGCCATCCTCGGCGAGTTGGAGCGGATGGGCTGGACCGGCGGCCTGAGCGGCATGCCCTACCGTCCGGGGCAGACCGACACCGCCACCCTGTGGTCCTGGCTGGCCGCCCGTGCCGGCAGCCCGGTTCTCGACTTCGTCGCCGATGCCCACACCACCAACCTGACGCCCGACGGTGCCGCCACGCTGGTGAGACGTCTGCAGGATCCGGGCGACATCGACCTGATGATCGTCATGGGAACGGTCGCCGGCGTCGCCCTGGCGACCGACGCCCACCGGGTGCCGGTCCTCACCTTCTCCTGCACCAACCCGGTCGCCGCCGGGATCGTCGCGTCGGAGGCCGACACCGGGCGCGACCATGTGTGGGCGCATCTCGACCCGCGGCGGTTCCAGCGCCAGCTGGCCATTTTCCACAGGACCTTCCGGTTCCAGCGTCTGGGCATCGCCTACGACGACAGCCCGACGGGGCGGGCCATCGCCTCGCTGCCCGACATCGAGGCGTCGGCCGAGCGGCTCGGCTTCGCGCTGGTGCGGCGGCACGTCCGCGCGCCGATCGACCACCTCGACCAATACCGCTACGAGGTCGATCTGACCGCTGCCTGGGACGGGCTGTCGCGCGACGCGGATGCCGTCTACATCACCTACGGGCGCTGGCCGCTGGACCGTTTCACCTCGCTGGCCCGGCCCTTTCTGAAACAGCGCATCCCGACCTTCTCGCAGCTCGGCCCCGAGGAGGTGGAGCGCGGCGCGCTGATGAGCATCGCCCGCGCCGACATGGCGGGCATCGGCCATTTCGGCGCCGCCACCCTCGCCCGCGTCATGGCCGGCGAGCCGCTGCGCCACCTGCCGCAGGTCTATTTCGACACGCCCTCCATCGCCTGGAATGCGGCGACCGCGGCGGCCATCGGCTACCGCATCCCCTTTCCGGCGCTGCTGGCGGCGGATTCACTGCACGGAGTGCTCTAG
- a CDS encoding GNAT family N-acetyltransferase, with amino-acid sequence MTGLRFALLAPDALGAVLALQREACGPLMHPLGEAELLEMLAGPHRGHGAVLGALTDSALAAFLAVQFPGRAAHNLGRDYGLPDGDLHRALHFTGILVHPDRRGQGLHRRLIETAAQGVLPPDRHRYWFATVRPENTASVRGMLSVGMHVFARKPKHDGHDRLLFVRDLSAPAGG; translated from the coding sequence ATGACCGGCCTGCGCTTCGCCCTGCTGGCGCCGGACGCGCTGGGCGCCGTCCTGGCGCTGCAGCGGGAGGCCTGCGGCCCGCTGATGCACCCGCTTGGCGAGGCTGAACTGTTAGAGATGCTGGCCGGGCCGCACAGGGGCCATGGAGCGGTGCTCGGCGCGCTGACCGACAGCGCGCTCGCCGCCTTCCTCGCCGTGCAGTTTCCCGGTCGGGCCGCCCACAATCTGGGCCGCGACTACGGCCTTCCCGACGGGGACCTCCACCGGGCGCTGCACTTCACCGGCATCCTCGTGCACCCGGACCGGCGCGGACAGGGTCTGCACCGGCGCCTGATCGAAACCGCCGCCCAAGGGGTGCTGCCGCCGGACCGGCACCGCTACTGGTTCGCCACCGTCCGGCCCGAGAACACTGCCAGCGTGCGCGGAATGCTGTCGGTCGGCATGCATGTCTTCGCGCGCAAGCCCAAGCACGACGGCCACGACCGCCTTCTCTTCGTCCGCGACCTGTCCGCCCCGGCCGGCGGCTGA
- the alr gene encoding alanine racemase: MTGTRTGRRGSTTAWADIDLHGLGRNLERLRRGLPPGQAVFGVVKADAYGHGAGPVGRALQRFGIDGLVVADMGEGITLRRAGVTAPILVIDPPLQSQLRLPALHRLGATVTSAAEARALATAANRAGRTVDVHVRVNIGFAGFGAPRTDLPDVLTAVAAAPALRLEGLYTHLSGAYGPYEDGGVAELERFGEAIDTARSTGLLPPLIHALSSPALDRPLLTDAAARIGCTAVRCGAALFGIRMVGGEGSASLAPVMSVKARVTRVTALEPGDVADYAAASAAPRRTRVAVVPFGFSDGHHLHRLAGGVLLIRGCPAPVLGRPFMSSLLADLTDVPGVQPGDEAVLIGRQGDHRITVEDIAARSGLRPSAIPLLGPRVVRRYRSSAAREDQTE, encoded by the coding sequence ATGACGGGAACGCGGACGGGCCGGCGGGGCAGCACCACCGCCTGGGCGGACATCGATCTGCACGGCCTCGGCCGGAATCTGGAACGGTTGCGCCGCGGCCTTCCTCCCGGCCAAGCCGTCTTCGGCGTGGTGAAGGCGGACGCCTACGGCCACGGCGCCGGACCGGTCGGGCGAGCGCTCCAGCGGTTCGGGATCGACGGGCTGGTGGTGGCCGACATGGGCGAGGGCATCACCCTGCGGCGGGCCGGGGTCACGGCCCCTATCCTCGTCATCGACCCGCCGCTGCAAAGCCAGCTTCGGTTGCCCGCCCTGCACCGGCTGGGCGCCACCGTTACCAGCGCGGCGGAGGCGCGGGCGCTCGCCACCGCCGCCAACCGCGCCGGCCGGACGGTCGACGTGCATGTCCGGGTGAACATCGGCTTCGCCGGCTTCGGCGCGCCACGGACGGACCTGCCCGATGTGCTGACTGCGGTCGCCGCAGCGCCGGCTCTGCGGCTGGAGGGACTCTACACCCACCTGTCCGGCGCCTACGGCCCCTATGAGGATGGCGGCGTGGCGGAGTTGGAGCGGTTCGGCGAGGCGATCGACACGGCACGGTCCACCGGCCTGCTTCCGCCGCTGATCCACGCGCTCAGCAGCCCGGCTCTCGACCGACCCCTCCTAACCGACGCCGCGGCGCGCATCGGCTGTACCGCGGTGCGTTGCGGCGCCGCTCTGTTCGGCATCCGCATGGTGGGTGGAGAGGGATCGGCTTCCCTCGCTCCGGTGATGAGCGTGAAGGCCCGCGTCACCCGTGTGACGGCGCTGGAGCCGGGAGACGTCGCCGATTACGCCGCCGCCAGCGCGGCGCCCCGGCGCACGCGGGTGGCGGTCGTGCCCTTCGGCTTCTCCGACGGTCACCACCTGCACCGGCTGGCCGGCGGGGTCCTGTTGATCCGCGGATGCCCGGCGCCGGTCCTGGGCCGCCCCTTCATGAGCAGCCTGCTGGCCGACCTTACGGACGTCCCCGGCGTCCAGCCGGGCGACGAGGCGGTCCTGATCGGGCGGCAGGGCGATCACCGGATCACCGTGGAGGACATCGCGGCACGGTCCGGGCTGCGCCCCAGCGCAATCCCGCTTCTCGGGCCGCGGGTCGTCCGTCGCTACCGGTCGAGCGCCGCAAGGGAGGACCAAACGGAATGA
- a CDS encoding patatin-like phospholipase family protein, producing MPDQTMPAPAVQPANRKGAKPINLALQGGGAHGSFTWGVIDRILEDGRLTIDGIVGTSAGAMNCAVTAYGLTIGGPEGARSKLREFWRRISDEAKKGPLQPTPFDKMFSKGNMDFSPLWQMFDALSRMMSPYELNPMNMNPLRDVLSDVVDFKRLRKAPACKTFIAATDVCAGRLKVFGPKDISVDAVLASACLPFLFQAVQVGNAFYWDGGYSGNPPLFPLIDQCDSRDILIVQINPVRVPVPPRTAREIMDRVNTLSFNSSMMRELRVVDFVSKLIDSGELSPEKHKKMHIHTVDAEEVVEKLGVTSKLNADWDFLMYMFETGRHKADEFLDQHFDKIGRESSTDISAKFLA from the coding sequence ATGCCCGACCAGACCATGCCCGCCCCCGCCGTCCAACCCGCCAACCGGAAGGGCGCCAAGCCGATCAACCTCGCGCTCCAGGGGGGTGGCGCCCACGGTTCCTTCACCTGGGGGGTGATCGACCGCATCCTGGAGGACGGGCGCCTGACCATCGACGGCATCGTCGGGACCAGCGCCGGCGCCATGAACTGCGCCGTCACCGCCTATGGCCTGACCATCGGCGGTCCTGAGGGCGCGCGGAGCAAGCTGCGCGAATTCTGGCGCCGCATCTCCGACGAGGCAAAGAAGGGGCCGCTCCAGCCGACCCCGTTCGACAAGATGTTCAGCAAGGGGAACATGGACTTCTCCCCGCTCTGGCAGATGTTCGACGCGCTGTCGCGCATGATGTCGCCGTACGAGTTGAACCCGATGAACATGAACCCGCTGCGCGACGTGCTGTCGGACGTGGTGGATTTCAAACGGCTGCGCAAGGCGCCGGCCTGCAAGACCTTCATCGCGGCGACCGACGTCTGCGCCGGCCGGCTGAAGGTGTTCGGTCCGAAGGACATCTCGGTGGACGCGGTCCTCGCCTCGGCCTGCCTGCCCTTTCTGTTCCAGGCGGTGCAGGTCGGCAACGCCTTCTACTGGGACGGCGGCTATTCCGGCAACCCGCCGCTGTTCCCGCTGATCGACCAGTGCGACAGCCGCGACATCCTGATCGTCCAGATCAACCCGGTCCGCGTGCCGGTGCCGCCGCGCACCGCCCGCGAGATCATGGACCGCGTCAACACGCTCAGCTTCAACTCCAGCATGATGCGCGAGCTGCGTGTCGTCGACTTCGTCTCCAAGCTGATCGACTCCGGCGAACTCAGCCCGGAGAAGCACAAGAAGATGCACATCCACACCGTCGACGCCGAAGAGGTCGTGGAGAAGCTGGGCGTCACCAGCAAGCTGAACGCCGACTGGGACTTTCTGATGTACATGTTCGAAACGGGCCGCCATAAGGCCGATGAGTTCCTGGATCAGCACTTCGACAAGATCGGCAGGGAATCCTCGACCGACATCAGCGCGAAGTTCCTTGCATGA
- a CDS encoding ShlB/FhaC/HecB family hemolysin secretion/activation protein: protein MLAQQLPAQLPSGAEPRPEAPRPVMPLPSVPGGAVTVPKAPAAEAPAGAENYRLTLRSVSIEGATAYSQDSLKTAYQDMLGREVSVADLFKIANDIEFRYRNDGFITSRVIVPAQTIEDGTFRLQVVEGFVSDITYPDDIGPALAAVKRLVEPLRGVKPINVAEVERRLLLANDLAGLSVRASLEPSPDTLGASVVVVKTDRKAVDALVSFSNRNTPYLGTAQTTATAALNSFGPNADTVNLSGRVSSPASRAWSVGAGYQALVTGDGLTFSATGSYSKSRPGLTLDPLDVESWVAAGVGTLSYPVIRSRLENLRAVGEFEYRDVNTDISGDRFNRDRLRILRGGFSYDRTDGWDGITAVRGLVHQGLDILDATKLGSAYASRERGRSDFTKLTADITRVQQLPANFSIFATATMQAAGTPLLASEQIALGGPSYGRAFDEGEISGDSGWAGSLELRYTPVVPENAFAQAVQIYGFVDGGEVWNRSSLEQNSRNSLVSVGGGVRASLVERLFATLEIDKPLTRRVATEGDKDMRVFFNITAQY, encoded by the coding sequence GTGCTCGCGCAACAGCTGCCGGCCCAGCTCCCCTCCGGTGCGGAACCGCGTCCGGAGGCGCCGCGTCCGGTGATGCCGCTGCCCTCGGTGCCGGGCGGCGCGGTGACGGTGCCGAAGGCGCCCGCGGCGGAGGCACCGGCGGGGGCCGAGAATTACCGTCTTACGTTGCGGAGTGTCTCCATCGAAGGCGCCACCGCCTACAGCCAGGACAGCCTCAAGACCGCTTACCAAGATATGCTGGGCCGCGAGGTGTCGGTGGCGGACCTGTTCAAGATCGCCAATGACATCGAGTTCCGCTACCGCAACGACGGCTTCATCACCAGCCGGGTCATCGTTCCCGCCCAGACGATCGAGGACGGCACCTTCCGCCTCCAAGTGGTCGAGGGCTTCGTGTCCGACATCACTTATCCCGACGACATCGGCCCGGCGCTGGCTGCGGTCAAGCGGCTGGTGGAGCCGCTCCGCGGCGTCAAGCCGATCAACGTCGCCGAGGTCGAGCGCCGTCTTCTCCTGGCGAACGACCTCGCCGGCCTGAGCGTGCGCGCCAGCCTGGAGCCGTCGCCGGACACGCTCGGCGCCTCGGTGGTGGTGGTGAAGACGGACCGCAAGGCGGTGGACGCCCTGGTGTCGTTCAGCAACCGCAACACGCCCTATCTCGGCACCGCCCAGACGACCGCGACGGCGGCGCTGAACTCCTTCGGGCCGAACGCCGACACGGTGAACCTCAGCGGGCGCGTGTCCTCTCCGGCGTCGCGGGCTTGGTCGGTCGGCGCCGGCTACCAGGCGCTGGTGACCGGCGACGGGCTGACCTTCTCGGCCACCGGCTCCTATTCCAAGTCGCGGCCCGGACTGACGCTGGACCCGCTGGACGTGGAAAGCTGGGTGGCCGCGGGTGTGGGCACGCTCAGCTATCCGGTGATCCGCTCGCGCCTGGAGAACCTCCGCGCCGTCGGCGAGTTCGAATACCGCGACGTGAACACCGACATTTCCGGCGACCGTTTCAACCGCGACCGCCTGCGCATCCTGCGCGGCGGTTTCAGCTACGACCGGACCGACGGTTGGGACGGCATCACCGCGGTGCGCGGCCTCGTGCACCAGGGTCTGGACATCCTCGACGCGACGAAGCTTGGCTCGGCCTACGCATCGCGCGAGCGCGGGCGCAGCGACTTCACCAAACTCACCGCCGACATCACCCGCGTGCAGCAACTCCCGGCCAACTTCAGCATTTTCGCGACGGCCACCATGCAGGCCGCGGGCACGCCGCTGCTGGCCAGCGAGCAGATCGCGCTGGGCGGCCCGAGCTACGGACGCGCCTTCGACGAGGGCGAGATCTCCGGCGACAGCGGCTGGGCCGGGTCGCTGGAGCTGCGCTACACGCCGGTGGTCCCGGAGAACGCTTTCGCGCAAGCCGTCCAGATCTATGGCTTCGTCGACGGCGGCGAGGTGTGGAACCGCTCCAGCCTGGAGCAGAACAGCCGGAATTCGCTGGTCTCCGTGGGCGGCGGTGTGCGCGCCAGCCTCGTGGAACGGCTTTTCGCGACGCTTGAGATCGACAAGCCGCTGACCCGCCGCGTCGCGACCGAGGGCGACAAGGACATGCGGGTCTTCTTCAACATCACTGCGCAATACTGA
- a CDS encoding RNA polymerase sigma factor: protein MAGSPRLLSHTGEDLHELDDSGLLERIATGDQTAFWVFWCRHYTDLFWTYQRLCKGNRQEIHDCLSGLCLSLSDVLPLYARSILNTRTWLRRTAINHFIDRHRAHQRHPVLVGSLVEIASIADGSSGRDAMDPERTNADRALLVKVLESLDGIRDERMRQAARMRFIEEQPYADIAAELSISEELARKWIQQIRSYLRSAVPDHRDLLAKPPPDTPQARRATKHGVLTRTRPPKAPPKVMKPAL from the coding sequence ATGGCCGGATCGCCGCGGCTTCTCTCCCACACCGGGGAGGATCTCCACGAATTGGACGATTCCGGCCTTTTGGAACGCATCGCGACCGGGGACCAGACCGCCTTCTGGGTCTTCTGGTGCCGCCATTACACCGACCTGTTCTGGACATATCAAAGGTTGTGCAAAGGAAACCGACAGGAAATCCACGACTGCCTGAGCGGGCTGTGCCTCAGCCTGTCGGATGTCCTGCCCCTCTACGCGCGCTCCATCCTCAACACGCGCACTTGGTTGCGGCGCACCGCCATCAACCATTTCATCGACCGGCACCGCGCCCACCAGCGCCATCCCGTCCTGGTCGGCTCCCTCGTCGAGATCGCCTCCATCGCCGACGGGTCCAGCGGGCGGGACGCCATGGACCCGGAACGCACCAACGCCGACCGTGCCCTGCTCGTCAAGGTCCTGGAGTCGCTCGACGGCATCCGGGACGAGCGGATGCGCCAAGCCGCCCGCATGCGCTTCATTGAGGAACAGCCCTACGCGGACATCGCGGCGGAGCTGTCCATCTCCGAAGAGCTGGCGCGCAAGTGGATCCAGCAGATCCGCAGCTATCTGCGCAGCGCCGTTCCCGATCACCGCGACCTGCTGGCGAAACCGCCGCCCGACACCCCGCAGGCGCGGCGCGCCACCAAGCACGGGGTGCTGACCAGAACACGCCCGCCCAAGGCCCCTCCCAAGGTGATGAAACCGGCGCTTTGA
- a CDS encoding molybdate ABC transporter substrate-binding protein, whose translation MNKTAERWDGAVHLFAAGSLKAALGELVQAFEAREGIRIAPVFAPSGLLKARLLQSGENGLFASANMAHPRALADVGRAATIRPFAHNRLCAIAQPEVGVTADTLLDRLLDPSIRLGTSTPQADPAGDYAWEVFRKAEALRPGSFAALDAKALRLTGGPESEGPPEGRDPYGWLMERRKADLFLTYRTNARLAAREIPGLRIVALPAAMAVGADYGLAVLNGADRGRSEALAQSILSPAGQAILLRHGFTSP comes from the coding sequence ATGAACAAGACGGCGGAGCGGTGGGACGGTGCGGTTCACCTGTTCGCCGCCGGTAGCCTGAAGGCCGCGCTGGGCGAACTGGTCCAGGCGTTCGAAGCGCGGGAAGGCATCCGGATCGCCCCCGTCTTCGCTCCTTCCGGTTTGCTGAAGGCACGGCTGCTGCAAAGTGGAGAGAACGGCCTGTTCGCCTCCGCCAACATGGCCCATCCCCGCGCGCTGGCCGACGTCGGACGCGCGGCAACCATTCGCCCATTCGCCCACAACCGGCTCTGCGCCATCGCCCAGCCGGAGGTGGGGGTCACGGCAGACACGCTGCTCGACCGCCTGCTCGACCCTTCCATCAGGCTCGGCACCTCAACGCCGCAGGCCGATCCCGCCGGCGACTACGCCTGGGAGGTCTTCCGCAAGGCAGAGGCCCTGCGCCCCGGCAGTTTCGCGGCGTTGGACGCGAAGGCGCTGCGGCTCACCGGTGGGCCGGAGAGCGAGGGGCCGCCGGAGGGGCGCGACCCCTACGGCTGGCTGATGGAGCGGCGCAAGGCCGACCTGTTCCTGACCTACCGGACCAACGCGCGGCTCGCGGCCCGGGAGATTCCGGGATTGAGGATCGTCGCCCTGCCGGCGGCGATGGCCGTGGGTGCCGACTATGGGCTGGCCGTCCTGAACGGCGCGGACCGCGGGCGGTCGGAAGCGCTCGCCCAGAGCATCCTGTCCCCAGCCGGTCAGGCGATCCTGCTCCGCCACGGCTTCACGAGCCCGTGA
- a CDS encoding MFS transporter, translating into MASPGAPSGRSGPLRAFLVSVVLVGVTLAFSLSINLGSFRQNHAGTLMAAFAVVGGKTVENVQDALGYGKPLDDFYGLEAILDQLAANLPWARGIGVAVTDGRIVATARGRPVEPMAEATLRGARAELERRPHWFRHDADRGAYFLYLPIRNPGEAERDGRTADAPAGFLIIQSDSARVDDRVEEFRDSTLPQLLWTGLGTVGFLGLTGLAMAFGLRRASEGRRVRLERLRRLLALGAMLAAQTAAAAECYTLISTAHLEAAEQATQIVARMIRNDVELVVRRGLDYGALAGVDGYFERIRASMPTLQSIELAVPGASPPAHDGRHMVTGVPFLSDMPDVTLRWPLAQDRGGESRELVAVVDGDRVAAQLTEFGLDMATILVTSLLFMFEMDRALGGRTRMVHRSGDGRAAAGETGDFAGFIRFSAFLMYLGAFLPVSFVPLLMTSFGREPFPFLSPSQIAAAPLTAEMLCGVAAALAAGRLTGRLGWRAVSLTGFAAAGAGMALAAVAVMTADPILFILARGLSGAGSMAGLIAANALIGRLRGVSDGSALQPGLFAGMYAGVNCGAVSGALLSTTYGAVTVFAAGALIPLAGLFYTAFGIPRLPGTVPPDAHCAPAAVPSPGSATVHPRRRRIKVPLFLALISLPTAVAAMFLPFYLPLFIADLGLSSATVGRAYLLHGLCVVLAGPLLTRMAARRLPIPGVTLLSAAMIAGALALFGLQASLWTAFATVFAIGLAESFGLSAQMRHVELLAAREARRRDSVLALHVNTRKLGQAAGPLLFGTLAAAVPLGAGPEGVGVIGGLLAGSLLLFALLTWRRTVPHRTARQRTKGRQ; encoded by the coding sequence ATGGCCTCACCCGGCGCCCCGTCCGGCCGCTCCGGCCCCCTCCGCGCCTTTCTGGTGTCCGTGGTTCTGGTGGGAGTGACTCTGGCCTTCAGCCTGAGCATCAATCTCGGCTCCTTCCGCCAGAACCACGCGGGCACGCTGATGGCCGCCTTTGCGGTGGTCGGCGGCAAGACCGTGGAGAACGTCCAGGACGCGCTGGGCTACGGCAAGCCGTTGGACGACTTCTACGGGCTGGAGGCGATCCTCGACCAGCTCGCCGCCAATCTGCCCTGGGCGCGGGGGATAGGGGTGGCGGTGACGGACGGGCGCATCGTCGCCACCGCCAGGGGACGGCCCGTAGAGCCGATGGCGGAGGCCACCCTGCGCGGCGCCCGCGCCGAGTTGGAGCGGCGGCCCCACTGGTTCCGGCACGACGCCGACCGCGGGGCCTACTTCCTCTATCTGCCGATCCGCAATCCCGGCGAGGCCGAGCGGGACGGACGGACGGCGGACGCCCCCGCCGGTTTCCTGATCATCCAGTCCGACAGCGCCAGGGTCGACGACCGGGTGGAGGAATTCCGCGACAGCACCCTGCCGCAACTGCTGTGGACGGGGCTGGGGACGGTCGGCTTCCTCGGCCTGACGGGCCTTGCCATGGCCTTCGGTCTGCGCCGCGCGTCGGAGGGCCGCCGGGTCCGGCTGGAACGCCTGCGTCGGCTGCTGGCTCTCGGCGCGATGCTGGCCGCCCAGACCGCGGCGGCGGCGGAATGCTACACGCTGATTTCCACCGCCCATCTGGAGGCCGCCGAACAGGCGACCCAGATCGTCGCGCGGATGATCCGCAACGACGTCGAGTTGGTGGTCCGGCGCGGGCTGGACTATGGGGCGCTGGCCGGGGTGGACGGCTATTTCGAGCGCATCCGCGCCAGCATGCCCACCCTGCAATCCATCGAACTGGCCGTGCCCGGCGCAAGCCCGCCGGCGCACGATGGCCGTCACATGGTGACCGGCGTTCCCTTCCTGTCGGACATGCCGGACGTGACGCTGCGCTGGCCGCTCGCCCAGGACCGCGGCGGCGAGTCGCGCGAGCTGGTGGCCGTGGTGGACGGCGACCGGGTTGCCGCCCAACTGACCGAGTTCGGGCTGGACATGGCGACCATCCTCGTCACCTCGCTGCTGTTCATGTTCGAGATGGATCGTGCGCTCGGCGGGCGGACGCGGATGGTCCATCGTTCGGGCGACGGGCGCGCCGCGGCGGGTGAGACCGGCGATTTCGCCGGCTTCATCCGCTTTTCGGCCTTTCTGATGTATTTGGGCGCCTTTCTGCCGGTGTCCTTCGTCCCGCTGCTGATGACCAGCTTCGGTAGGGAGCCCTTTCCCTTTCTGTCACCGTCCCAGATCGCCGCGGCGCCGCTGACGGCGGAGATGCTGTGCGGGGTCGCCGCGGCGCTGGCCGCCGGACGGCTGACCGGGCGTCTCGGCTGGCGGGCGGTCTCACTGACCGGCTTCGCCGCTGCGGGGGCGGGAATGGCGCTGGCCGCCGTGGCGGTGATGACCGCCGACCCGATTCTGTTCATCCTGGCCCGCGGGCTGAGCGGGGCGGGCAGCATGGCCGGGCTCATCGCCGCGAACGCCCTGATCGGGCGGCTGCGCGGGGTTTCGGATGGTTCCGCTCTGCAACCCGGCCTGTTTGCCGGCATGTACGCCGGGGTGAATTGCGGGGCCGTTTCGGGCGCCCTGCTCTCCACCACCTACGGAGCGGTGACGGTGTTCGCCGCAGGCGCTCTGATCCCGTTGGCAGGGCTATTCTACACCGCTTTCGGCATTCCCCGCCTGCCCGGAACCGTCCCGCCGGACGCGCACTGCGCGCCCGCGGCCGTTCCCTCGCCCGGCAGCGCGACGGTCCACCCGCGGCGACGGCGTATCAAGGTGCCGCTGTTCCTGGCGCTGATCTCCCTGCCCACCGCGGTGGCGGCGATGTTCCTGCCCTTCTATCTGCCGCTGTTCATCGCGGATCTCGGCCTGTCGTCGGCGACGGTGGGCCGCGCCTACCTGCTGCACGGCCTGTGCGTCGTTCTGGCCGGGCCGCTGCTGACCCGGATGGCGGCGCGGCGCCTGCCGATTCCGGGGGTGACGCTGCTGTCGGCGGCGATGATCGCCGGGGCGCTGGCGCTGTTCGGTCTCCAGGCGTCGCTGTGGACGGCCTTCGCCACCGTGTTCGCGATCGGCTTGGCGGAGAGCTTCGGCCTGTCCGCCCAGATGCGCCATGTCGAGCTGCTGGCGGCGCGCGAGGCGCGGCGCCGCGATTCCGTGCTCGCCCTGCACGTCAACACCCGCAAGCTGGGACAGGCCGCCGGGCCGTTGCTGTTCGGCACGCTGGCCGCCGCCGTCCCGCTGGGCGCCGGCCCGGAGGGGGTGGGCGTGATCGGCGGGCTTCTGGCCGGCAGCCTGCTGCTCTTCGCCCTGCTGACGTGGCGGCGGACCGTCCCGCACCGCACGGCGCGCCAGCGGACGAAGGGCCGGCAATGA